In Lolium perenne isolate Kyuss_39 chromosome 5, Kyuss_2.0, whole genome shotgun sequence, the sequence ccgaaccggcctatgaggtagccggatccgaatggccctacgaaggtagccggatctgaaccgccctacgaaggtagccggatctgaaccgccctacagaggtaccaggatccgaaccgccctacgaaggtagccggatccgaaccgccctacgaaggtagccggatccgaaccgccctacagaggtacccggatccgaaccgacctacagaggtatccggatccgaagaggtctgtgccaggagtcagatccgtgaaggcccatgaaggaagccggatccatgacgacaagttaggaataggtgaatccttgacgtacacggcaatgtaatattccgtagttaggcaacttgtattccgggtaggactctccgtagaaaccctagatccaggcgcctatataagccggatcccgggagccctgagaGAAGATCTCGAGCTAGAAGCGAGACAACCACAACCCATTGTAaccacgcgaaagcgcccagataattctagacaagcagcagtaggccttgccatcgtgcaggtgtgccgaagctgggtaaatcgcgtaccaccgtcccgtgtgcactccgccttatggcccctacttcttctccccctcgtgaggatccctcctccgagataccgtcgaataggcaacgacagggatCATATCAACGACGCACATATTTTTTATCTACAACTTTTTTGATCTGAAGCATGGTTGTGCGTTGATTAGAATGGAGTAGGTGTGGAGATTATGGATAGTGAGCGAAACAAACTCACCTACCCCCACCTGAAAGTTGCATAGCTAGTGTTTTTTGAGATTCCTATTTTGATGGCTCGCTGAAAACGGTCGATTCTCTCGGGCTAGACCCAACGCTGCTTTAAGAACCACACTAGGCACAGCGCGGAGGGAGGCCAGCCAACCAATCAGCCATTTTTTTTGTCTCCCTGGTGCCTGACTAGAGGACATGCAACCTAGCAAATGCGCCCTAGAAGGCAGCTCTGAGCGTTGGATGCTAGACTGTGTTGGCCCACACCACGCGATCGATCTGTTTTTTGAACCTACCGATGGTAGAACTGGTGGGAAGTTTTTCTCAACTTTAGAGGTAGCTTCATGACGGATAATGGAAACACTTTTACTTTTGTTACTAGGTAAATTTCTCTCAACTTCAAATTTATTTTCAATGGCAAAGGACGTGGGAAGCATTTTTGTTTTTATTATTAGATATTGAGGTATAGATATAGTATCTGGTGAGCAAATCAATATAACTATAGATATTTATGTCAAGCGACAATAATGTCAATAATGTTTTGCTGGGTGGTCAGCCCAAGCGTCATTGGGTTATATTTATATGGTGTCCTTTGAGGGACTAGCGTACAAGAGAGCTATACCGACTCGTACATGTATGTATACCAATGTCACATTTATTTCTGTTTGTAATGGCCTTCCTTAATCATAACTTAATCAAATTTAGATTATGGTTGAACTCTTCAAAATTACGTGCTAGTATAGGTTTTGTAAAGCCATCTATAACTTGATCATTTAACCGAACAAAATTTATTTCTGTTTTAATTGTTAGAAGCTAGTTGGATGACTAATTATATAGAATGTGCGAACTTGGACATAAAAAAATTGGTGCTTAACCATCTCGTTAGGTAGGCAATTTTTCCAGTGTTCATTCTTATGCCAATTCCGCTTTGATAGGTTACCTTTGGTAAGGATTACACATCTACAGATGCCACGCAAAAAATTAATTTTTAGCGGCAGCTTAATTTTCAAGATTTTTTTTATTATCAGTTGGCACATCTGAATCAACAAGTGCTCTGTCCATAGAGTCCGCTGAGAATTTTCCGTACTCATGTAGATCCTAGTGGAATTCATCAGGCTCTTCCGACAATTGTACAGTTGCCAACCGCCCAAGAATGTTCCATGCTACAAGCCTGGATTCGAATAGTCTTGCATGACCGTCAGATTTGGGGGAGAATTTTCCAAAACCATAAAAATTGTACGATTTTGTGATGGACGATATTGTAAAGAGCAAGATATTGTTTTCGGAGAGTGGTATGacaggcccttttgttgtggctttttggctttggtaAAAGCCAAAACAAGCATCTAAATAGGTGTTTTTTggtttttggattttggaagccaaaaacaaagatcctattcttTTTGGGTTCTAAaacccaaaagccaaaaaaacacctatttaggtgcttatttttggcttttgccaaagccaaaaagccacaacaaaagggcccctaGTCGCTTGCCCTCTCAGAATATAATTTTAGAACCATCCTAGCTAGGAAATCGATCCAAAGTGTAAAAAATCGTCCATAGATCCTCGTGGTTACATTGGTCGTGTTTCTGCATGTAATGTAGGAATAAAATTTTAGTTCTTCATTATACAGAAGACTAGAAAGGTAGCCACACATGGAATGTGTAGGTAGGCACTGCTAAATCCATGTTGACACAAAAAGGGATCCATTTCTTGTCTTGAAATGTTAACTTACTACTAGACTATAAAAGTGGAGCAGGAGATCTATCTCCACTTCATTAATAAAAGAGTACTTTACAAGGCAGTTCGGCAGGATAGGAGATGCAAGCTGCTCCCTCCAGATGGTCCAATCTACTATGTACACACCAACATCGCGTTGCCTAAGATCTCCTGTACTAAAAGGAGAACTCTTTTTGCTGAGTTACTGCTACACCAAAAGCCCCAAACAGTGGTTCTTGTATTATGCAAAAGTGCAGCTTCATTTTGGATAAGGGTACTCAGCTGCTAGCATCTGGATCTTGTTAATAAGTTCCTTATCAAGATGCGCATATTTTCCCTAAAACTTAAGAAATGAAAATTAGTGGTGCCCCGGAAAGAGTTCAAGCAATTTATAAAATATCACCTTCTTTTTGGAGTTAGGCCTAAACACGTACGCTTTGACTAGGTTTCTCCACTTATCCTGAAGGATTAAACAAAATGACAAATTGGTATCAGTTGGGGACATAGGACACCAAACGTAAATATGAACATCGTTTGCTACCAAATATAGATACGTAGAAGATGAAGATAGAAAGAGTAGGGGTTTGCAGCTCAAGCCAAACAACATCTAAGAATGCCTTTGCTTTGGGGTGCAAACTTACTATACCTTAAGATTCGTCGCCGTTCGAACTGGACCTGAATTTGAATCTGAAAACCATCCATCCTTCAACTCTGTCCAGTGGCCAACCCCAAGTTCAGATACACCATCCACTAATAACTTCACCTCTTTTGGTGTCCAGTGTTTGTCGTTCTCACGTTTTTCTCCTTTACTTGCAGAACACAAGCCCCCAAAACATTGTGCGTTCTGTTAAAACAACAAAAATAGTTACCAGGCTTCTTTTGGATGACAGATAAAAAAAATTGAGCTCAAAGGGTGCACAATACAGAGCACTATATACATATGTAAAGAACTCGTTGCAAACATAATACTTTGTTGAACTTGTACATGATAATATACATATTCTTACCAGAAAATGGTTACGAAACCATGTTCCTCTCTTCCATGTTCCTCTCTTCCTTGGTCCTCTCGCTCCACTCACTTTAATTGACCCTTCTCCCTCTTtgctctcctcctccttctcatcatcctcctcctttccgccTCTTTCACCACCGAGGACCATGGTGGCAGGGGCCTCCTCTTGCTCCGACAGCACAGTGTACGGTGTAGGCCTCCTTCTCTCCCTCACCTTCTTGATCTCCGGTGGCACATATGTACACATTTGTAATGGCATGACGTAATCACTAGTAGGTCTGGATATAACTGCAAGAAAAATTGGTTTGAAATTTAAAATCATCAATAAATTCGTCTGATTGTGTTAAAAAGTTTTGAATGGAAAAAAATATCGTACTTCCCAACAATTCAGGCAGATGACTCTCATCTTGGGGTTCTTCCAGCAATTGCTGGATTTCTGAATACTCACATGCTGAATAAACCTCAAGCTCCGTCTGCCATCAagaacagaaaaaataaaaaaacgttgATCTATGTTAGAATTTTGATGAGATCGCTGTGAGCTCCATAACCAAATCATATCTGAGAAGATCAACAGAACTTGGATCATATTTGAACCATGCTAGTGCTAGTCTATAGGTCAACAAACATTACATTCAGTTAAACTGAAAGATGGAGAAATGAGTGGATCTGGTTCAATGTTTTTTTATTGAACCTTTCGTTTTGTTTATCCTTTTATTCCAGACAACTCCAGAATTCATGCTCACGGCATGGTGGATTTGAAAACACCGGAACGCGGCGGTCTTCGACAATGCGCGACCTTCGGTGGCATCCTTGTTCAACGACATCGCTGCCGACGCGAGGCTTTGGGCGGACGCGGGAGCCCGGGGTGTGCGCCAGTTACTCCCCTAGTCTAggcttttcctttttcttgggtCGAGTTGTACGACGTGGTGTGTCCGTCCCTCGGACTTGTATATAAACTCTTCtttatctatcaatgcatcgaaacgcaaggcttttgcgttttcgcgaaaaaaaaaAGACAACTCCAGAATCTTAAGTAAAAAGGGCTAAGTTTACATCTAGATTTGTTTTGTGCAGTAATGCATGATATACTGTACAAGTGGATGCCTCCTCGTGTCCAATATGATGGTTGGGGGTAATACACCTGGCTGATCAATCCTTACTCACCGAGACTGATGAATAAAGCAATAAGAAATGCAGTACACAGATTGCAACGACTTTCATATGCGAGCTATTTAAATCAAGAATAGGACTGAAATTCAGAAGGGACTCCCTCCAACGACAGGCAAATAAATGTTGGTATGAAGACCGGCAAGATGAGTCTAGGACATTGGTGACATTCACTGTAATCAAGGGTGCTAGAGGCTGCAACTCCTCATGCAGTACAAATAAATCCTTATATGCACCAGGACTGAGCAATAAGCAATGCTGTACCAAAGCAGAATGTGTTCCCACGGATTGCAATCGATAAGAAGACTGAAATTCAGAAGGGGCTCCTTCCAAGGACAGGCAAATAATTATTTGGTATGAAGAGACCGGCAAGATGACTCTGGGACATTGGCGACATTGACTGCAATCAAGGGAGAAGATGAGGAATATACAGGCTGCAACTCCTTATTCAGTTCAAATAGCAGAACAAAGATACGTACGAGTACGACCACTGCAGTTGTGGCCACCAGGAAGAATACAGATATTATCTCTCAATGCAAGATGCGATGAAGATATCCGGGAAAACATTTGCTTGAAAACGGTAGGTATGGGATTATGCCAAGCAAGAATGCAGATCCAAAGCAAGCCTAGAAATCGATGGATGTAAAAAAAGAAAGCCGGCTTAGGGAATGCAGATGATGATTTTCAAACAAGAAAGCCGGCTGGACGATCCGATCTGTCGAACCCAGAATCATCTTCTACTTCTGGTTCAGAAGAACAGTCGAAAAGGAACAGTAGCAAGCTTAGGCGATCCGCCAAAACAAGATTGCTTCGGAGTTCATTACTGGAGATGTGTCACTGTGTGCAGGAGATGATTTCAGAGAAGAACATCAGTTTGGCGCTACGATTGGTTGAAACACAGAAAGCTACAAGGCAAAGAAGAAGAACAGAAAGAAGAGAGAAAGCGGGGTCTCCACGGAAACTGATCTCAAATCAGAGGAGCTTAATAACCTGGGTCGGCAGGATAGAAGAGGAGGAGCAGCTGTGTAGATGATCGGAAAACACATGCGCGCCGGCCGGAGAGCTCCCTGTCCATCTCTCCATTCTGCCTGCTGTCGCGCGATGTCAAATAGACGAAGCAGCTTTATATTGGAGCGGGAGGTGTGCCAGCCGGTGGAGAGCCGGCGGGCAGACTCATGCGCCTGCCACTCCACTGGCACCTAATATTTAATAGGGTGTGATTGATGTGATGGCTCAGTAAAAGGAGATGTGACATTACTTTATGTGACAACTCACTGCTTGACTTTCACTTCAGATAAGACAACACTTTATATGAGTAAAAAAATACAGTGAAATAGTATAACATTTAAATATTTTCTTTGAACTTTTCAAACTAATTATAGATTATATTGAATAATCTTACGTGGCAAGTGATTTAATTTTATCCATTTATTACCTCTGTGAAACTTACGTATGCTATCATATATCAGTTTAAATTTAGATTTAACGTCATGGGAAATTTGTTTGCACTTAAATATAGTCGTAATGTGCACAAATTAAGCTAGAATAGATAAAGTTGTTGTTCGAGCTAGTATTGGATaagaaaaatgatacaccatagaGCCTCTCTCGTTGCTCCCCTCTATCCACTAAGGGGGGGCCCTAGATCTAGCCACTAAGAGCGTCTCCCTCCCCCCTCCTCCCTCGTTGTCGTCATAGGGCGTGGCTTGGCAAAGCTGGCAGTGGCGGGGCTCCTTCTTGCTCCCTCGCCCGTGGACGTCGGTGTCGAACGACAACCTAGGGCTAGCGCGCGGCACGACGGATGGTGTGATAGCAGAGTGTACTCGGATAGTGGCCTTGGCTATCTCTTTGGGCAGCAAAGGCGATGGGTGGCGCAGACTACGAGGCCGCTTTTCAGCCATGGTGTATGTGGCGACAAGATTGCTAGGGCCCAATCATTTGGGCCTCAGCCAACCATGTTCTTTGTGCGTGTCTGTTGGGATCTCTCGGTGGCTACATTGCAGATCAAGCAGTTAGATACGCGGCTGCTGGGGAAAACCGAGCCGGCGCCGGTCATGGTTGACGATGGTGGTGTCTGATGCATCATTTCCTTGTACAAGGGCATCATCAATGAAGTACTCGCTTCCTCGCTCAGGTTGTTTTGGGGTAAACCCTAGATTTGGTTCTCCCGGATCGGACCGTGGCGACGCTGAATGTTGGTATCCCTctaggggcatcgtttttggagctgtTATTGATCGACGGTGATATAAAGTAGAGTGATGTGGCATCTACCGCATCGATGACGACGAGTTGCGGCGGAATGCTGTCGTCGCGGATGTGTGGTGATATGCGTGCACACGGAGGTGGCGTTGGCTGGCGGCATGGCGACATCGATGGAAGGCATGGCAAGGTCAATGCCTCAATCAATGTCCTAAAGATAGGTCGGCGGAAGATAGTGGCGGCGACTTCTAGAGTGTGTGCAAATGTGCGTGTTTAGGCTCCGGTTGACCGATTTTTGCTCCTGGATAGCCGATGGGCGGGTTGGTGAGGCATCCGGTTTTAAGATGATGTTTGTAGGTGTGAGTTCAATGCATCGGTCTCGATAAAACCACCCTTTAATCAAGCTTGTAGGTGTTGTGACGATTGTCGCTAATATGGTGGCTTCGGGTTGATCATTCTATTTTGCGTAAGGCTTTGTTAAATAAAGTTGTGTGTATTATTTTGATGCAGAGGTTAAAAGTTCAGCCTGTATTTTTTAAAAGAGAAAACTAGACCCCTTTCTACCCCTCTGGTGCGCGGTGGTTAGGCAGTTTGTCTGTTTTGACATGATATGATCGTTTGTGTTAGTCGGGTTGGTGGTAAGTGCGACAGTTCTCAAGATAAGCCGATGGCAAGAAATATTTGCCTAATGAACACGATTCAATAGACAAGGAACAGCTGAACAGGGCACCCTCATAAAGGTGCGACGGTTCTCGTGATATATATGGCGATGTGAAGAAATGACTGCCTAATCAATGTTTCCTTGGTAACATCACACGCAACATGTTTTTAATTTAAAACGTAAAGATATGAGCTCTACCGTTACGGCCTAGCTCTTTTCTCCTCGCGGAAGGCCTCCGTCGTGCTGCTGCCGACGGCAATGGAAGCTGCTCTAGCGGCCACGGTCATCGTCGTTTGCCTGACCGTGTCATTTTTCCTTTCACCCTTGAGACTTTGCTTGGTGCAAGAGTACTTATGTGTATTAAGAGGTGTTTTATGAAGAGTTTTTGTTGGAAATTCACCTTCATAAAATAatctccatcttttcaagggcatCTCTATGACACAAGAGCGTGTGCAGCAGCTGATTGGAGGATGTTGTGAGGGCATTCCAACGTGGGCACCCAAACCCAAAAACAGACGTCGGATTGATCCGTTTGGTAAAACCTGCTCCCAATGGGCGGACCCAAATTAAACACGGACAGCTGTGGTGTCCTGCGCGACCCAAAGCTGGCTCAAATTAGAGAGACTTTTGGGGCGAGCCGGACGAACGCGGGTGTCCATTGTATCCGCGTATGTCCGCGCCCTGGCCCATCTGACAGTGACTCAAAATAggcccctgatgtctacgggtgcttctattcttgtagacagtgttgggcctccaagagcagaggtttgtagaacagcagcaagtttcccttaagtggatcacccaaggtttatcgaactcagggaggaagaggtcaaagatatccctctcatgcaaccctgcaaccacaaagcaagaagtctcttgtgtccccaacacacctaataggtgcactagttcggcgaagagatagtgaaatacaggtggtatgaataaatatgagcagtagcaacggcaccagaaaagtgcttgctggcgtgtagttgatggtggtaatattgcaggcagtagaaacgcagtaaaacagtaaacaagcagcgatagcagtatttaggaacaaggcctaggattatactttcactagtggacactctcaactttgatcacataacagaataaataaatagatgctagactctacactctcttgttggatgatgaacaccactaactgtgtaggattacacgaaccctcaatgccggagttaacaagctccacaatattcgatgttcatatttaaataaccttagagtgcatgacagatcaacataaccaaatcaagtactaacatagcatgcacactgtcaccttcacgctacgaaaggaggcacagatcacatcaataccatcatagcaatagttaacttcataatctacaagagatcacaatcatagcctacgccaagtactaacacgatgcacacactgtcaccattacaccgtgtaggaggaataaactactttaataacatcactagagtagcacacagataaattgtgatacaaaacacattgcaaccataaagagatataaataagcacttcactatgccattcataacagtgaataagtattctgtgaaatatagcctaaaagacccacacggtgcacacactgtcacctttacacacgtgggacaaggagtctccggagatcacataagtaaaatccacttgactagcataatgacatctagattacaagcatcatcatatgaatctcaatcatgtaaggcagctcatgagattattgtattgaagtacataggagagagatgaaccacatagctaccggtacagcccttagcctcgatggagaactactccctcctcatgggagacaacagcgttgatgaagatggcggtggtgtcgatggagaagccttccgggggcacttccccgtcccggcggcgtgccggaacagagagtcctgtcccccagatcttggcttcgcgatggcggcggctctggatggtttctcgtaccgtggcttttccgtgtcgaggttttaggtcgaggggcttcttataggcgaagaggcggcgtcagaaggtcaacgaggcgacgacacgctaggggggcacgggccacccctaggccgtgccggcctaccatctggtgggcctgtggcccccctctggcctctctcgggtgttctggatgcttccggggattctaagatgctgggcgttgatttcgtccgattccgagaatatttccttactaggatttctgaaaccaaaaacagcagaaacaaagaatcggcccttcggcatctcgtcaataggttagttccggaaaatgcataaatatgacataaagtatgcataaaacatgtagatatcatcaataatgtggcatggaacataagaaattatcgatacgtcggagacgtatcagcatccccaagcttagtttctgctcgtcccgagcaggtaaacgataacaaagataatttctgaagtgacatgccatcataaccttgatcatactattgtaagcacatgtaatgaatgcagcgatcaaagcaatggtaaatgacatgagtaaacaaatgaatcatatagcaaagacttttcatgaatagtacttccaagacaagcatcaataagtcttgcataagagttaactcataaagcaataattcaaagtagaggtattgaagcaacacaaaggaagattaagtttcagcggttgctttcaacttataacatgtatatctcatggatagttatcaatgcaaagtaatataataagtgcaatatgcaagtatgtaggaatcaatgcacagttcacacaagtgtttgcttcttgaggtggagagaaataggtgaactgactcaacataaaagtaaaagaaaggcccttcgcagagggaagcatcgattgctatatttgtgctagagctttggttttgaaaacaagaaacaattttgtcaacggtactaataaagcatatgtgttatgtaaattatatcctacaagttgcaagcctcatgcatagtatactaatagtgcccgcaccttgtcctaactagctcggattacctggattatcatcgcaatgcatatgttttaaccaagtgtcacaaaggggtacctctatgccgcctgtacaaaggtctaaggagaaagctcgcatcggatttctcgctattgattattctcaacttagacatccataccgggacaacatagacaacagataatggactcctctttaatgcttaagcattcaacaacaattaattttctcatatgagattgaggatgtttgtccaaaactgaaacttccaccatggatcatggctttagttagcggcccaatgttcttctctaacattatgcatgctctaaccattctagcggtaaatctcccttacttcagacaagacggacatgcatagcaactcacatgatattcaacaaagagtagttgatggcgtccccaggaacatggttatcgcacaacaagcaacttaataagagataaagtgcataagtacatattcaataccacaatagtttttaagctatttgtcccatgagctatatattgtaaaggtaaaggatagaaatttaaaggtagcactcaagaaatttactttggaatggcggagaaataccatgtagtaggtaggtatggtggacacaaatggcatagtggttggctcaaggattttggatgcatgagaagtattccctctcgatacaaggcttaggctagcaaggttatttgaaacaaacacaaggatgaaccggtgcagcaaaactcacataaaagacatattgtaaacattataagactctacaccgtcttccttgttgttcaaactcaatactagaaattatctagaccttagagagaccaattatgcaaaccaaattttagcaagctctatgtatttcttcattaatgggtgcaaagtatatgatgcaagagcttaaacatgagcacaacaattgccaagtatcaaattatccaagacattctaccaattactacatgtagcattttccgtttccaaccatataacaattaacgaagcagtttcaaccttcgccatgaaaattaaaagctaagaacacatgtgttcatacgaaccagcggagcgtgtctctctcccacacaagcatttattcaaacaaaaacaaaaacaaaaacatacagacgctccaagtaaagtacataagatgtggccgaataaaa encodes:
- the LOC127304928 gene encoding uncharacterized protein codes for the protein MERWTGSSPAGAHVFSDHLHSCSSSSILPTQTELEVYSACEYSEIQQLLEEPQDESHLPELLGIISRPTSDYVMPLQMCTYVPPEIKKVRERRRPTPYTVLSEQEEAPATMVLGGERGGKEEDDEKEEESKEGEGSIKVSGARGPRKRGTWKRGTWFRNHFLNAQCFGGLCSASKGEKRENDKHWTPKEVKLLVDGVSELGVGHWTELKDGWFSDSNSGPVRTATNLKDKWRNLVKAYVFRPNSKKKGKYAHLDKELINKIQMLAAEYPYPK